The following proteins are encoded in a genomic region of Chelmon rostratus isolate fCheRos1 chromosome 3, fCheRos1.pri, whole genome shotgun sequence:
- the LOC121627765 gene encoding ankyrin repeat and SOCS box protein 5-like, translated as MRSCMVNMLEVAIGAPEMSRKRDAEPGAPPEYAPEKKRACWGILTSQGSWADRSPLHEAASQGRLLAMRTLLAQGYHANIVTIDHVTPLHEACLSGHVACVRALINAGANVNAASIDGVTPLYNCCASGSVGCMELLLQKGAHTHTPHTHFPSALHEACKRGNNQCVEFLLSHGADPDYDVSHLGSPLYMSCLHRHTACSKILLHKGANVNAGRGGDSPLHAAVRQDSADQVSVLLDYGADINVRDCNNQRPVELAPPGGKTQQLLLTFEVSPRSLCQLCRIQIRNLIGRSRLKLLPVLPLPSLLTNYLEHK; from the exons ATGAGGTCTTGCATGGTGAACATGCTAGAGGTTGCGATCGGAGCTCCTGAGATGTCAAGGAAAAGAGACGCTGAGCCCGGAGCACCACCCGAGTACGCCCCGGAGAAGAAGAGGGCCTGCTGGGGAATTCTGACCAGCCAAG ggTCCTGGGCAGATCGCTCCCCTCTCCATGAAGCAGCGTCTCAGGGTCGACTGCTTGCCATGCGCACTCTGCTGGCACAG GGATATCACGCCAACATTGTCACCATTGACCATGTGACCCCTCTCCATGAAGCCTGCCTGTCAGGACATGTAGCCTGTGTCAGAGCATTAATAAATGCTGGAGCTAAT GTCAATGCTGCTTCCATCGATGGTGTCACTCCTCTGTACAACTGTTGTGCCTCTGGAAGTGTCGGTTGTATGGAACTGCTACTGCAGaagggagcacacacacacacgccacacacacacttcccctcagctctacacGAAGCCTGCAAGAGAG gcaaTAACCAGTGTGTAGAGTTCCTGTTGTCTCATGGAGCAGACCCAGACTATGATGTGTCCCACTTGGGCTCTCCTCTCTACATGAGCTGTCTACATCGACACACAGCCTGCTCAAAGATTCTGCTGCACAAAG GAGCCAATGTTAATGCAGGCAGAGGAGGTGACAGTCCTCTGCATGCAGCTGTCAGGCAGGACAGTGCTGATCAGGTGTCAGTATTACTGGATTATGGAGCTGATATCAACGTCAGAGACTGTAACAATCAGCGACCTGTGGAGCTAGCGCCTCCtggtggaaaaacacaacagctgctACTAACATTTGAAG TTTCTCCAAGGAGTCTCTGCCAGTTGTGTCGTATCCAGATCAGGAATCTGATTGGTCGATCCAGACTAAAGCTGCTCCCCGTCCTTCCTCTCCCTTCACTTCTCACTAACTATCTAGAACACAAATAG